The following proteins are encoded in a genomic region of Arachis stenosperma cultivar V10309 chromosome 4, arast.V10309.gnm1.PFL2, whole genome shotgun sequence:
- the LOC130972954 gene encoding small polypeptide DEVIL 3-like, giving the protein MSNSESMRRGSSSSSSSSSKKKVSCRRLGGYIREQKGRLYIIRRCVVMLLCWHD; this is encoded by the coding sequence ATGAGTAATAGTGAATCAATGAGAAGAggttcctcttcttcttcttcttcttcttcaaagaagaaggtATCATGTAGAAGGCTTGGAGGGTATATTAGGGAGCAAAAAGGAAGACTTTACATAATTAGAAGATGTGTTGTTATGCTTCTATGCTGGCATGATTGA